A stretch of Oncorhynchus mykiss isolate Arlee chromosome 12, USDA_OmykA_1.1, whole genome shotgun sequence DNA encodes these proteins:
- the mmp25a gene encoding matrix metalloproteinase-25 — MCYHRLLLVSGAGLLLTISIGLCAPTADQYSRGVDWLSRYGYLPPPDPRTERLQTREGIQKALRQMQRFAGLEETGTLDHATLSLMKTPRCSLPDIVGTEDLRKRRRKRKKRYALTGLSWKKNDITWSVLSYPSPSLSPSLHPELVDLILTYALRVWSNPTPLNFQLLRPSRDHPNQEGDFRVSFPSSYHEDGYPFDGRGGTLAHAFFPGTADMAGDTHFDNGESWSYGYGDDIGTTDLFTVAVHEFGHALGLSHTSSNPSIMRPYYQGTVGDIQSYTLPTDDRLGIQAIYGKRRRSATHPTPAPTTPNLPFLPSPPSPRLTPHPDPALPDRCEGKYDAIANIRGEVFFFKGAFFWRAQQWGSLVSFNPALIHNFWVGLPLRLDRIDTVYERSDGHIIFFIGAQYWMFKDRASLPGYPRSLEEWGMHTMEGRPLERVEAVFVWAHNGKTYVFSGGEFWRFDEGGQDRKLEGGYPKMASLWTGVPSDPDDIISWGDGDAYFFKDTSYWVLKRGGLDQGSITPKSTAVDWMKCKVGGPTPTHLPKMPHPTGRDCDRSRTVTIQASYWLIIVSVSVLLLFSVSVC, encoded by the exons ATGTGTTATCATCGTCTGCTCTTGGTGAGCGGAGCAGGGCTCCTTCTAACAATCTCCATCGGGCTGTGTGCCCCAACGGCTGACCAGTACTCTCGTGGAGTG gaCTGGCTGAGTCGGTATGGGTACCTGCCCCCTCCGGACCCCCGCACAGAGAGGCTCCAGACCAGGGAGGGCATCCAGAAAGCTCTCCGCCAGATGCAGAGGTTTGCTGGGCTAGAGGAGACAGGAACACTGG acCATGCTACTCTTTCTTTGATGAAGACCCCTCGCTGTTCCCTGCCTGACATTGTCGGAACGGAAGAcctgaggaagagaaggaggaagaggaaaaagAGATATGCTTTGACCGGGCTGAGCTGGAAAAAGAATGATATCACCTGGAG TGTGCTCAgctacccctccccctccctgtccccctccctccaccccgaACTGGTGGATCTCATCCTCACCTATGCCCTCCGTGTGTGGAGCAACCCCACCCCCCTCAACTTCCAACTTCTTCGCCCCTCCCGGGACCACCCCAACCAAGAGGGGGACTTCAGGGTGTCCTTTCCCAGCTCCTACCACGAGGACGGGTACCCCTTCGATGGCAGAGGGGGCACCCTGGCTCACGCGTTCTTCCCCGGGACGGCGGACATGGCGGGGGACACCCACTTTGACAATGGGGAGAGCTGGAGTTACGGGTATGGAG atgaCATTGGCACCACTGATCTCTTCACGGTAGCAGTGCATGAGTTTGGCCACGCCCTGGGCCTCTCACATACCTCTTCCAATCCCTCCATCATGAGGCCATACTACCAGGGGACTGTGGGGGACATCCAGAGCTACACACTACCTACAGATGACAGGCTGGGAATACAGGCTATATACg GAAAGAGAAGAAGGTCTGCCACGCATCCCACTCCGGCCCCAACCACTCCCAACCTACCTTTCCTGCCCAGTCCTCCATCCCCAAGACTAACACCACA CCCAGACCCTGCTCTGCCAGATCGCTGTGAGGGGAAATATGATGCCATTGCCAACATCAGAGGAGAAGTCTTCTTCTTCAAGG gtgcTTTTTTCTGGCGTGCTCAGCAGTGGGGTTCTCTGGTGTCTTTCAACCCAGCATTGATCCACAACTTCTGGGTTGGGCTCCCCCTAAGGCTGGACCGGATCGACACAGTCTATGAAAGGAGTGACGGACACATCATCTTCTTCATTG GAGCCCAGTACTGGATGTTCAAAGACAGGGCCTCTTTGCCTGGGTACCCACGCTCCCTAGAGGAATGGGGCATGCATACCATGGAGGGTCGGCCACTGGAGAGGGTGGAGGCGGTGTTTGTGTGGGCACACAATGGGAAAACGTACGTGTTCAGCGGAGGGGAGTTCTGGAGATTTGACGAAGGGGGGCAGGACAGGAAACTGGAGGGGGGCTACCCCAAAATGGCCTCCCTCTGGACAGGGGTGCCCTCTGACCCAGATGACATCATCAGCTGGGGAGACG GAGATGCTTATTTCTTCAAGGACACCTCCTACTGGGTGCTAAAGAGAGGGGGGTTGGACCAGGGAAGTATCACTCCAAAATCCACAGCAGTGGATTGGATGAAATGTAAGGTTGGTGGACCAACTCCCACCCACTTACCCAAGATGCCTCACCCTACAGGCAGAGACTGTGACCGGAGCAGAACTGTAACAATACAAGCATCTTATTGGCTAATCATAGTGTCTGTTTCTGTTTTGTTGTTATTTTCTGTTTCTGTATGTTAG